The Stigmatella aurantiaca DW4/3-1 genome contains the following window.
TTCTCGAACTCCGGAAGATGATCTTCGGCGCATTCTCGGCGTCGAGGAAATCGGCCGAGCGCAGGTGCGCGTCCCGTTCCGGAGACCCCGTATAGATGCTGGCCGCATCCGCGCTCACTTCGACCTCTCCTTGGGTCGGCTGGTCCGTGTTCACCCGGAGGGTGCCGGTGAGTTTTTCGAACCGGCCGTGCACCCGGGCCACCACCATGTGACGGGCGGTGAACAGAATGGAGGAGTGTGCGGGGTCGACCGTCCACGTGGCGTGCTGCGTGGGCAGTTGCGGCGAGGGTGCTCGGCCTAAAGAGGGATGGATCATGATCGGTGTCGAGCAGTGAGGAGTGCGAGAGGCTCAACACACAGTAGGGCTTCGAATCCCATGCGGAAGCCCCAGGGCCACAATGGAATCGGGCCTCTGTGGGGTAGTGAGCATGTGTCCGTGGGCCTCACGCTGGGTGAATGCGAGACGGGGGAAGGACGCGAAAAGGGGGAAGCTCCGGGAATAAGGGATGGGCGCGGCGTACCCCTCCCGGACCATTTCCACGGAGACTCACATGGGAACCATGAAGAACGTCGTGAAGGGGCTGGGACTGGGCGCGGTGCTGCTGGCGGGGACGGGGGCGTTGGCGGGCGCCAAGTATGCGCGTCCCGTTTATGTGTCCACCAGTTCGAGCGGCGGGTACGCCTATGGCTCCCTGGGCTCGGCCCGGAACAGCACGGACGCGAACCAGTACATTGGCTGCACCACCAGCACCGGCAGCTCCGGTGAGCAGATCATGAACTGTTTCGCCAGGACGGGGGGCGGCATCTCCGCCTCTTGTACCTCCTCTGCGTCGGCGCTGGTGAATGCGGCCCGCTCGGTGACGGCCGACGCGTACATCGACTTCCGGTGGGACGGCTCCGGGGCGTGCACCCAGCTGACCGTCACCCATGCGTCTTACATTCAGCCCACTGAGCCATGAGGCAGCACGAGTTGCTCTCGCAGCACCTGGAGCCCGGTGGCCAGGGATTCCGGCGCCGGGGTGCGGGAGTGAAGCAAGGTCATCGTGAGCACCGGGGTGCTCTCCAACTCGCTCTTGGCGAACGAGGAGAGGGCCTTGGACGCACCGCACTCGATGAAGACGGTGATCCCCTCGTCTGCCAGCGCATGAAGGGCGTGGGTAAAGTGAACGGTCTGCATCAGGTGATCGGCCAGGTGTCCGGTCAGCGAATCCTGAGCGTGGTAGTACCGGCCCAGGATGGGCGAGAAGACGGGGGCCTTCAGCGGCCGGGAGGTGAAGCGCCGCAGCCTCGCGCGGAAGTCCTCCGCGGCGGGCTTCATCACCGAGGGACAGTGAAAGGGATAGATCGAGTTCAGCTTCTTGAACGCGATGCGCAGGGGGCCACACACGCTCTGTGCCAGGGCCATGGCCTCCTCGGAGCCTGACAGCGCTGTCTGTCCGGCGTGGTTCTCCGCCGCGATGGCGAGGTCCGCGGAGCCAATCAGTTGCACCAGGTGGTTCGTCCGCTCCGCGTCCATTCCCAGCGCGGCCATGAAGCCACTGTGGCTGCCGAGCTTCTGGAGCGCCGCGACGCGCTCGCAGAGGAGCTCCGTGCCCTCCTCCACGGTGAATCCTCCCGCGCAGACCATCGCGGTCAGCTCCCCGAAGCTGTGGCCCACGAACACCTGGGGCACCAGCCCCTGGGATTCCAGGGTCCGGTAAACGGCCAGGGAAGAGCCGTAGATCGCCAGCTGGTAGAGCCCTTGCGCCCGGAGCGTGTGCACCTCGTTCTCGGGCGGAGACGGCGAGGCGAGGTAGTCCGACAAGGTGCCGCCCAGGTGCTTGTGCGCGATGGGATCCATGGCGGCAAGCACTTGCTGGACGGCCGGGTGGCCGTGGGTCAGCCCGGTCAGGGCACCCGGGTAATAGGCCCCCTGGCCAGGGAACAGGACAGCGACACGAGCCTGGGTCATGAAGAAGCCGCCGGTGAGGGAAACACCGGCGGTTATCTCATGTTTTGCGTGTCACGCTTGGCGCCTGAGCCACTCCACGACGCCCGCGCCTTCCCGCTCGCGCAGCGCCACATCCTGGGCGAGCCGCTCCAAGGTTTGCTTCATGGCCTGCTGGGCCTCACCCACTGGGTGGGTTTGAAGCAGCGCCTGGACCTCCTCGAGCTGAGCACGGGTGCGCATCAGCCCCAGGGACTCCACCACCCGACGCAGCAGCATGGGGGCCCCGCCCGTGCGGCCGACCACGTCCTTCCACCGCTTCTGGACCTCGGCCCACCAGGCGTCCCGGCCGGTCCGGTTGGCCAGCAGTCCGCTCAGGTAGGTCGTCACGTCCTGCATCTTCACCGTGTCCGTGAAGAACAGCTCCTGGCCCCGCTTGGCCAGCGCTGGCTCCTCGAAGGAGGTGAGCGCCGTCAGGTAGCGGCGCTGGGTGGCCGGGTCCGGCTCCACCTTCATCTTCTCCAGCAGCGTGTCGAAGAGGGCCGCGTCGCCGTGCCGCGCCACCATGGCCACCGCGCTATCCAGCAGGTTGGGCTCCAGCGCCTGTTTGTCCCCGGCGAACGCCCGCTTCACCCGGGCCCGTGCTTCGCCCAGCGCCCCCTGGCCGCGCGCCAGCACGCCCACCGCGCGCACCAGCGCCGCGCGCCGCAGCCGGATGCGGTTCGACTCCTCCGGCCCTGGCTCCCATCCCAGCTTCTCCAGCCCAGGCCCCAGCAGACGCTCCACCCAGCGGCGGAAGCGCTCCTGGTCCTCGCCCTCCACCAGCCGCGATTCGATGTACGACAGCCGCCCCGCGAGCTCGTCCAGGACGGCGTCGTCCTCCTCGTTGCCGAAGCGGCCGGCCAGGTTCAGGAAGTCCTCCACCTTGGCGAGCCCCGCGCGCACCAGCGCCCACTGGTCCGCCAGCACGCCGATGCGCTCCGAGGGCGCCAGCGCCCCCAGGTTGGAGGCCAGCTTTTGCAGCGACGCCGCGTCATAGGCCACCCGGTAGAAGCCCGTGGAGCCCGCGTTGGCGCTCAGCCAGCGAATCTCCCCGCTGCCCTCCAGCGTCACCGGCGTCCGCTCCTCCCGCAGCAGCACGCGCTGCTCGCGCACCCCGTTGCCATCCTCGAAGCGGAGCACCACCGGCACCGGCCAGCGCTCCCCGCTGGAGGCGCCCGGCTCCGAGTAGAAGCGGCGCTGGGTCAGCGTCACCTGGTGGCCCTCCTGGCTCACGGACACCAGCGGGTAGCCGCTCTGGCCGATCCACGCGTTGGCCAGCTCCACCACCGGCTGGGAGGAGGCGGCCCCCAGCGCCTTCCACAGGTCATCGGCCACCGCGTTGCCCCGCGCGTGCGTGCGCATGTACTGGCGGATGCCCTCGCGGAAGGCCTCCTCGCCGAGGAAGCCCTCGATCATCCGCAGCACCGCGCCGCCCTTCTCGTAGGTGATGAGGTCGAAGCTCTCGCCCGCCTCGCTCGCGTTGCGCACTTCGCCGCGGACGGGGTGCGTGGACTTGAGCGCATCCAGGTGCAGCGCCGCCGCCTTGCCCGTGTCGAAGTCCAGCCACACGCGCCACTCCGGCTTCCAGCTGTCGACGATCTTGTAGGCCATCCACGTGGCGAACGCCTCGTTGAGCCACAGGTCGTCCCACCACACCATCGTGACCCAATTGCCGAACCACTGGTGCGCCAGCTCGTGCGCCACCACCTCGGACACCCGCTTCTGCACCGACAGCGGCGCGGTGGCCGGGTCCAGCAGCAGCGCCACCTCGCGGAAGGTGATGAGGCCGGCGTTCTCCATGGCGCCCGCCTCGAAGTCTGGAATGCCCACCTGGTCCACTTTGCCGTAGGCGTAGGGCAGCCCGAAGTACTCCTGGAGCCGGGGCAAGGACGCCAGCGCCGCCTCCTGGCCAAAGCGCGTCAGGTGGGCCTTCTCTGGCAGCGCCCAGGTGCGCACCGGCACCCCGTCCACCTTCTGCTCGGGCGTGCCCACCAGCGGGCCCACCACCAGCGCGATGAGGTACGAGCTGAGGACGTCCGTCTCCTGGAACGTCACGTGCCGGAAGGCGCCCTCGGTCTTGTCCGACGTCACCGCGCCGTTGGAGAGCACCGTCAGCTCGGGCTTGGCCGGCACGCGCACGCTCAGGGCCCAGTGCGCCTTGAAGGCGGGTTCGTCGAAGCAGGGGAAGAGGCGCCGGGCGTCGGCGGTCTCGAACTGGGTGGCGGCGACCTTGCCCGACAGGTACAGGCCCCGCAGCCCCTCGGTGAAGCGGCCCGTCCAGTCCACCGCCAGCGAGCCCTCGCCGGTGGGCAGGGGCGAGGCGAAGCGCAGCACCACCGTCTCGCTCTCGGCCACGGGCTGGATGGAGGTGGGCGTGTGCTGGGTGCCCCCGATGCGCACGCTCACCTGGGTGAGTTGCAGCGCGAGGGCATGGAGGATGATCTCGTTCGTGGGCGCATGCACCGTCAGCTCGACGGTCTGCGTGCCAGTGAAGGTCCGCGCTTCCAGGTCGAGCGACACCGTGGCGGTGTAGCGGCGGGGGAGGACGGTCCGCGGCAGGCGGAAGTTCTTGTCTGCGGTCAGGTGAGCCATAGGGCCGGGCACTCTAGCGCCGGCGCAAGCCGTTGGCCGCACGGGATGTGCAGGGTGTCAGGCGGTGGGCGGATGGCGCCTGCTACAGCCCTCCCACCTCCAGTGCTCCCCCCACGCCCGGAAACGGCTTGGTCACGGTGGCGCTGAAGACGATGTCCTCCAGGCGGATGTTCACGGGCAGATCGTCCGCCCCGCCCAGCCCCACCCGCCGCACCGTGTTGTTGACGATGATCCAGATGCGAGGCTTGCCCAGCGCCTCCTTGAGGACGGGGTTCTCGGTGTGCACGGGCACCCGCTGGCCCGGGGCGAAGGACTGGGTGGGCAGCACGACGGAGGCCCGCGAGAAGTACGGGGGCAGGTTCCGGTCCGTGTAGGGCACGGCCGCGCCCGGGGTGGCCCGGCCCTCCAGGGACAGCCGGATGCCCAGCTCCAGCGTCAGCGCGCGCGTGGGGTTCACCACCGTCAGGTCCGCGGCGACGGTCTGCACGATGACGTCCCCTTGGGACTCCTCGGGCAGGTCGAGGGCGATCTCCATATAGACCGGCTCGAGGATGGAGGTGAGGGGCACGTTCTGGTCGATGGGCTCGGTGGAGACGTCCACCTCGGCCGAGCAGGCGGTGAGCGCCAGGAGGCTGGCCAGCAGCAAGAAGGAGGGGGGCTGCATCGGGTTCTTCATCGGGTTCTTCATCGGGTTCTTCATCGGAAGGTCCAGGAGAAGTCCAGCACGGGCGACACCGGCAGCCCGCCGTTGGCGAAGACAGGGTCGGACAGGTCGACATACGCGGCGCCGAGCGCCATGCCGAAGCGCTCACCGCCGTAGCGCACGCCGGCCGCGGCGCGGAGCGCGGAGCCCCCCTTGATGCGCGCACCCACCTCCGCGATGAGCACCCACGGGCCTGACAGGTGCAGCGCCGCCGCGCCGGTCAGCGACAGGTAGGACGTCTCGAAGTACGCGAAGCGCGCCTCCCCTTGGACGAGCAGGGGCCCCAGCGTCAGGCCGTAGGCGCCATATAGGGTGGGGCCCGACAGGGTGGGCTCGAAGCGCTGAACGGCGGGCTCCTGCGCCTCGACGACGGCCGAGTAGACCGAGGCCCCCACGAAGTGGGTGTAGCGGGCTCCCAGGACGAGCCGCTGGGAGCCCAGGGCCTTCGCCCAGCGCAGGCCCACGTTGGGGGCCAGCAGCAGGTCCGCGTACAGAGAGGTGTCCACCGCGAAGCCCGCCGCCACGGGAATCGCCGAGCGCTGGAGGCCCAGCACAGGGTGCTCGATGACGGAGGCCGCATCCGTGGTGAGCAGCCGCGCGTTCCCGGACTGGAACGCTCCGAGGGGCTGGGCGAGGCCTTCGCCTGGGCCGAGCAGCAGCAGCAGCAGGGGGCACAAGACATATATCGAGAGGGGGGAGAGAGAACGAGGGCGCCGGAGGCTCAATCCACGGGCTCCTTGGGACGGGCGGGAGGGGAGGACCCGCTGTATGGCGCGGAAATCACGGCGGTGGATCTTCCTGTGGACGGAAGTGTTTCCTACCCGGCGGGACCTCGAACCCCATCGAGGAGCTCAGGAGCGGCCAATATTTTTTATTTTGTAAGAAAGTGAACAATGCCATTGCCGGTGGGGTCCATGGGCATGGCGGGAGCATCGAGCGGGGTGGTTGCGTGCGGGCGGAAGTCACCGGCCCAGAGTTCCGCGAGCTTTCCTCGTGCGCTGCTGGGGCCGCAGGAGGATCCTTATGATGGGTTCCAGGGCCACCACCGCCTGGATGGTGGGTGTGCTGCTGTATGCGGGAGCGGTCCAAGCGCAGGGCAGCGCGCCGGCCACACCGCCGAAGCTGCCACCCGGGGTCTCCGCCGCGCTGTGGAAGCTCTCCGTGCCTCCCGGCGCGGAGCCCACGCCAGAGAAGGTCTCGCTCGGGGAGAAGCTGTTTCTCGACCCGAGGTTGTCGGCGGACAACACCGTGTCGTGCTCCACCTGCCACGAGCCGGCCCAGGGCTTCGTGGATGGCAAGGCGCTGTCCACCGGCATCAAGGGCCAGCAGGTGACGCGCAACAGCCCCACGGTGCTCAACGCCCTGTTCAACGCCTCCCAGTTCTGGGATGGGCGCGCGGGGACGCTGGAGGACCAGGCCAAGCTGCCCATCCTCAACCCGCGCGAGATGGGCATGCCCTCTCCGGAGGCGGTGGTGGCCAAGGTGCAGGCCATCCCCGAGTACGCCACCGCGTTCAAGGCCGTCTTCGGCCGGGACGTGAACTACGATGACCTGGCGGCGGCCATCGCCGCCTTCGAGCGCACCCAGTTCTCGGGCAATGCCCGCTTCGATGCCTTCATTACTGGGGATTCGAAGGCGCTCAACGCCTCGGAGAAGCGCGGGTGGGCGCTGTTCAACGGCAAGGCGCGCTGCAACTCCTGCCACGCGGCGAACATCGTCTCGCCGCTCTTCTCGGACCAGAAGTTCCACAACATTGGCATCGCGGCGCACAAGCAGGACTTCGTCCAGCTGGCGCGCAAAGCCGTGGGCGTGGTGCGGCTCGGGGACGAGAAGCAGATCGACGAGCTGGCGCTTCAGACGGAGTTCTCCGAGCTGGGCCGCTTTCTGGTGACGAAGCAGGAGAACGACATCGGCACCTTCAAGACGCCCACCCTGCGCAACGTGGGCATCACCGGCCCGTACATGCACGACGGCTCGCTGACGACGCTGTGGGACGTGATGGACCACTACAACAAGGGCGGCGTGCCCAATCCCTACCTGGATGGCGGGATGCAGCGGCTGGGGCTCACCGAGCCGGAGATCGACGACCTGGTGGCCTTCCTCTTCAGCCTCACGGACGCGCGCTACGCGAAGCTCAATGGCCAGGAGCTGGCGCGGCAGCAGAAGCGCAAGGGCACCCGCCCGGAGCGCGACACGGCGGTGGCCTTGGGCAAGAAGGGCAACCTGGGAGACCTCGCGCCCAATCCGGACCTGGCGGTGAAGAACCCGGCGGCGGTGGGTGTGTACGGCGCGGAGACCTTGGTCCCCGGCGCGGCGAAGTAGGGAGAACACAAAGCCATGTCCAACAAGTTCAAGAGCGTCGAGACGAAGTATTACGAAGAGCGCCAGGAGCTGTTCGAGGGGCTCCAGCGCCTGGACCGCCGCGCCTTCATGCGCGTGGCGGGCGTGTCCGCCGGCATCGTCGCCGGCATGGGGCTGGTGACGCCCGCGAGCTTCCAGCTCGTCCAGGTCGCCGAGGCGCAGGGCAATCCGGAGAAGCCGAAGTTCACCTTCGCGTACATCTCCGACACGCACCTGTACGAGCAGAAGCTCAATGACCGGTTCGTGCGCTCCATCCTCAAGGCGGTGGACGATGTGAACGCGCTGGATCCGCAGCCGGACTTCGTCCTGTTCGGCGGGGACCTGGCGCAGCTGGGGCAGGCCGGCGAGCTGAAGCTGGGGGCGCAGATCCTCAAGAGCGTGAAGGCGCCCGTGAGGATGATGGTGGGCGAGCACGACTGGTTCCTCGACATGGGGGAGCTGTGGCGCGAGCTGTTCGGCGAGCCCACCTATTCGTTCGACCACAAGGGCATTCACTTCGTGGTGCTCAACTCCATCCAGGAAAAGGATTTTTGGACGGAGCGCGGCCTGACGCCCATGCAGCGCATGCAGATCGTCGCCGGCCTGGACAACGGGATTCAGTCCCGCTTCGAGGTGGGCGCCGAGCAGCGCGCGTGGTTGCAGAAGGACCTGGCCAAGGTGGACAAGAAGACGCCGGTCATCGTCTTCAGCCACTCGCCGCTCTACAAGTACTACAAGCCCTGGAACTTCTGGACGGACGACGCGGACGAGGTGCAGGCGCTCCTCAAGCCCTTCGAGAAGGTGACGGTCATCCACGGCCACACGCACCAGTTGCTCACCAACCGCATCGACAACATCCACTTCCACGGCATGCTGTCCACCGCGTGGCCCTGGCCATACGCCCCGGAAGGCCTGCCTTCCTTCACCATGCCGATGAACCGCGCGGACCCGTTCAGCGCCTTCGATGGATGCGGGGACGGGCGCATGGATGTGCTCGAGGCAGGCCTCGTCAACAAGCTCTACAACCTGTGGGAGCGCAACCCCATCACCGTGCGCGCGAGCTACCTCGCGTCGAACGGCAAGAAGGATGCGCCCCCCCGCCCCAAGCTCCCCACCTACTGAGCGAGGACACCGGCATGAACTTCCAGACAAAGCTCCTTGCAGGACTCGTCGCGGCCAGCTCCCTCGCGGGGGGCGCGGCGCTCGCCACCGGCTCCGGGCTCAAGGCCGAGCCGCTTCCCCAACACAAAGTCCCCGTCTCCAAGGAGGGCAACCTCGTCGTCGGCCTGTGCGACGGCGTGACCTCCATGGAGGTAGAAGGGGTGAAGGACGGCCAGCCGATGACGCGCGACCAGGCCCAGTCCGTCTCCACCGCGTTGATGGCCGAGTGGCGCCGCAAGAACCCGGACGCGAACTGGGACGATGTGCCCCTGCCGGTGAAGGCGGTGGCCCAGACGGGCAAGCCCAAGGCGCCGGGCACGCCACCCGCCGCGGTGGACGCCACCCAGCAGAAACCCTCCGCCGGCGGGGCGGTGAAGAACGCCGGGCAGAACGCGGCGGCGGGGGCCTCGGAGGTGGCGGCGAAGAAAGACGCCAACCTTCAGACGGGCCACACCTACGGCGCGTTCAGCGAGCGGGACGAGAAGATCTGGGCCGACTCCACGCAGGCCTTCGTGGATGAGGGGCACCGCGTGTTCCACGACGCGGCGGCGCTGGGCGGCACCATCGCGGTGTCCTGCGACATGTGCCACCCGGACGCGGCCAACACGCACCCGGAGACGTACCCGAAGTACCAGGTGCAGCTGGGCCGCGTGGCGATGCTGCGCGACATGATCAACTGGTGCATCCAGAACCCGGTGCGCGGCAAGCCGCTGGCCGATGACGACCCGAAGATGAAGGCCATGGAGGCCTACATCTACGCCCGCCGCAAGGGCGTGCCGCTGGAGTTTGGCAAGCACTGACGGCTGCGTCACCGCTGCCGTTTCACGCGCGAAGGGGAGTGCCTCCGGTGGGGGCGCTCCCCTTTGTGTTACTGGAGTGGCTGGGCTGCTTGCCTGGGGCCCTCGCTGGGGCTGACGAGGGGAAGGCTGCCCGCCAGCTTGAAGACATTCTGATCGAGAAATCTCATGATGGCGTCGATGGGCGAGGACGCCTCGATCATCTGAATGAGCCGGGCCCCCGTTTCAATGGCGGGAAGTGCCCCCTGCGTGTTCTCCATGCGCTGGCGCAAGGTCTTTCCCGGAAGCGGGACGTCCGCGGTGGGCTCGGCGGGGCCGTGGGAGAAGGAGTCCTGGATCAGGTGGAGCAGGATGCCCGCCGCCCGGTGCGGGGCGTGGCTGGCCAGGATCGGCTTGAGCCCCCACGTACAGGGGCCTTTGAGGAAGACCTGGGTTCCCTCGAAGCGCGAGGCCAGGAGTTGGAACTGGGGGCCGGAGTCCACCTTGCCCAACGCCAGCTCGACCGCGAAGCGCGACCATTCGAGCACCTTCGAGAGGCGGCCCGGCTTGAACTCGCCCAGCCCGGACAGGCTGGGGGGGGCCTCGGGCCAGCTCACCCCCCGGAGGAACTCCTGCGCTTTCAAGGGGGCTTCCCTGGGATCGGCATAGTCCTCCGCGTCCCAGCGGGGCAGCGCCGTCAAGTCAATGCCGTGGAGCAACGGTCCTCCCGCATAGGAGGGGCTCTTCGCGCGGGCGGTCTCCAAGGCCCGTCTCAGCGTGAGAAGGGTCATGCTCTCGTGGACTGGTTTTGCTGAATTCCAAGAGCCCGCGATTTCGTGACAAGACTTGTGGAGCGGCATGCATGGCCTCTGCTCACTCGCGTGGAGGAGCCCATTGTAGACCTCTGCAAAGGAGAGCGGCAAGGCCGGGTCCGGGGCTGCCGGGATGAGTCCAATACCCGAACAACCGTAAAGGCTTTCGAGGAAGACAATTCATTCGATGAGAGGGCTTACGTTCTCTTCCTGCCGAGGTGAATCAGTACCGATAAGACAAGGAGAGCCATTCCAGCAGACAATCCCTGACTGGCCAGCGGATCGGGATTCGCGGCACACCCGCCGGGTGTCTCAGCTTCCAAGAAGGGAGAGATGAAATCTTCAAGGAAGACATCGGCTCGCATCCCGTATGCCTGCTTGCTCAGGGAGCAGTCCGTACTGCCCGATTGGATGAGCCCCACCAGGGTCTCCTGTCCGCTGGCGGTCAGCAGGATGGCGCCTCCGGAGTCGCGGAAACAGGGAAGGGCCGGGCCTGCCGCGAGCGAGAGCCGGGTTTCCTCGAGCCCCGCGAGCACGGCGGTGCCGGTGTGCTTCGCGGCGGGGCCCTCCTCCTCGCGGGAGCGCTTGCCAAAGCCGACGATGCGGACGGTTCGCCCCACATCGGAAGCGGTGAGCGGCCCCAGTGTCGGCCAGGGGACCGGGGAGGCGGGCCGGGCCAACTCCAGGAGCGCGATGTCCTGCGCCGGTGCGGAGGGGGTGTAAGCCGGGTGCACCATCACGCGGGAGACAGGCACGGTCTCCCCCTCCCCGCCGGGCTCGGTGCCCAGGAAGACCGAGAGCGCCCGGGGGAGGGCCGCGCAGTGTGCCGCGGTGAGCACCACCCGGGGGGAGAGCAGGACGCCGGAGCAGAAGGGCTGGCCCGCGTTCAGCAGGGCCACCACGGTGGGGTCCGCCTGGGTGGCGGTCCCTCCGATGATGGCCCCAGGCACGGGCCCCAGCCCCAGCACCAGCGCGAGCATCCACATCGGCCCTTGCAAGGAGACTCCCGGGGGATTCAAGGGGCGGGGGCTCGCCTCCGGCGTTCAGCAGCCGCAGTTCCGGGCATTGCGCACGAGGCAGTCATTGAGCGTCGGCCAGCCGTAAGAAGCATATCCAGGGTGGACCGTACACATATAGGTCCCGGCGACCTGGCAGAAGGTATCGCAATACGGCGCTTCCTGCTCGCTGGGGCGGTTCAAAGACAGCACTTGCCCGTTGATGACACCATACAGGTTCTTCTCCTCCAGCGACGCGAGGCTCCCGGGTGTCTGGATTTGAGCGAACACCAGGGCCACTTCACCCTGGGCGCTGAGCTGGAACAAGACAGCCGCGCGCTCCTCGCCCCGGGCGAAAGGGATTCCCAGCAGGGACTGCGCCCCCGTCACGGTATCCGCCGTCTGCTCGAGTTGCATCGTGAACCCCTGGCCCTCCAGGAACAGGCGGAGTTGCTGGGCGTCTGTGTTTGTCTTCACGAGCTGTTCGGCCAGGGACGGGGTGCCCTCGAGGTCTTCCCCGGGGGTGGAGCAGCCGCCCAGGGCGAGCAGGGAGCAAACACAGAGCATCACGGCGGTACGGAGCTTCAGGGGGCGGTGCATGGGGGTTCTCCTTTGGAAGACTTCGGCCATGATCGCCCAATAGAACCGTGCGTCATGGGACTGACGCCGGGGGAAGGCCTACGACTTAAGTCGGATGCGCTCTGGGGAGAATTCAGGGGTGAGGGAGGCTGGGGGACCTGTGCCAAGCTGCGCCCCCCATGACCTCCGTCTCCCTGCCCCCCCTCTTCCCAGCAGTCCGCGGAACGTCCGAAGAGGCCCGGTGGCCCCTGGCGCTTCTGGCGGCGCTGGTGCTGGTGCTGCTGCCGACGTTGATCTTCACACCCGCGGGCCGGCTCAACTGGGTGCTGGAGACGGGCCCCGGCCTTGTCGGCATCGCCGTGCTGGCGGCCACCTTCCGCCGCTTTCCCATGTCCCGCTGGGTCTACGTCTGCGTCTTCCTGCACGTCCTGGTGCTGACCTATGGGGCCTACTACACCTATGCGCTCACCCCGCTGGGCAACTGGGCGCGTGACACCTTCGGCCTGTCGCGCAATCCCTATGACCGGGTAGGCCACTTCGCGCAGGGTTTTTTTCCCGCCTTCGTCATCCGCGAGGTGTTGATGCGGCGGACCCCGCTGCGCCAGGGCGGGTGGTTGGGCTTCCTGACAGGCTCGGTGGCGCTCGCCTTCAGCGCTTTCTACGAACTGCTGGAGTGGTGGGCGGCGCTGATGCTGGATCCTCAAGGAGGGGATGCGTTCCTCGGGACCCAGGGGGACATCTGGGACGCTCAGTGGGACATGTTCATGTGCCTGTGTGGCGCCACCCTGGCCTTGCTGCTCTTTGCGCGGGCCCACACGCGCAGCATCGAGCGGCTGGCCGCCCGAAGCGCCCCCTGAGCGCTACTCCGACCGCATGGCCTCCACCGGATCCAGCTTCGCGGCGCGCGCGGCTGGGTAGATGCCGAAGCCCAGCCCCACCCCGCAGCTCATCGCCAGCGACAGCACCACGGACCAGGTGGGCACCTCCGTGGGCAGGTTGATCACCCACCGCGCCAGGTGCGCCAGCCCGATGCCCAGGGCCACCCCCAT
Protein-coding sequences here:
- a CDS encoding YceI family protein translates to MIHPSLGRAPSPQLPTQHATWTVDPAHSSILFTARHMVVARVHGRFEKLTGTLRVNTDQPTQGEVEVSADAASIYTGSPERDAHLRSADFLDAENAPKIIFRSSRTEPTGGSGFRLHGSLTIRNITQPVIFEARHTASSKDPWGRQRLLYTARSSINRADYGIRWNKVLDNGGWLVGERIEIEMDIQAIPVVS
- a CDS encoding ACP S-malonyltransferase, whose product is MTQARVAVLFPGQGAYYPGALTGLTHGHPAVQQVLAAMDPIAHKHLGGTLSDYLASPSPPENEVHTLRAQGLYQLAIYGSSLAVYRTLESQGLVPQVFVGHSFGELTAMVCAGGFTVEEGTELLCERVAALQKLGSHSGFMAALGMDAERTNHLVQLIGSADLAIAAENHAGQTALSGSEEAMALAQSVCGPLRIAFKKLNSIYPFHCPSVMKPAAEDFRARLRRFTSRPLKAPVFSPILGRYYHAQDSLTGHLADHLMQTVHFTHALHALADEGITVFIECGASKALSSFAKSELESTPVLTMTLLHSRTPAPESLATGLQVLREQLVLPHGSVG
- a CDS encoding M1 family metallopeptidase; the protein is MAHLTADKNFRLPRTVLPRRYTATVSLDLEARTFTGTQTVELTVHAPTNEIILHALALQLTQVSVRIGGTQHTPTSIQPVAESETVVLRFASPLPTGEGSLAVDWTGRFTEGLRGLYLSGKVAATQFETADARRLFPCFDEPAFKAHWALSVRVPAKPELTVLSNGAVTSDKTEGAFRHVTFQETDVLSSYLIALVVGPLVGTPEQKVDGVPVRTWALPEKAHLTRFGQEAALASLPRLQEYFGLPYAYGKVDQVGIPDFEAGAMENAGLITFREVALLLDPATAPLSVQKRVSEVVAHELAHQWFGNWVTMVWWDDLWLNEAFATWMAYKIVDSWKPEWRVWLDFDTGKAAALHLDALKSTHPVRGEVRNASEAGESFDLITYEKGGAVLRMIEGFLGEEAFREGIRQYMRTHARGNAVADDLWKALGAASSQPVVELANAWIGQSGYPLVSVSQEGHQVTLTQRRFYSEPGASSGERWPVPVVLRFEDGNGVREQRVLLREERTPVTLEGSGEIRWLSANAGSTGFYRVAYDAASLQKLASNLGALAPSERIGVLADQWALVRAGLAKVEDFLNLAGRFGNEEDDAVLDELAGRLSYIESRLVEGEDQERFRRWVERLLGPGLEKLGWEPGPEESNRIRLRRAALVRAVGVLARGQGALGEARARVKRAFAGDKQALEPNLLDSAVAMVARHGDAALFDTLLEKMKVEPDPATQRRYLTALTSFEEPALAKRGQELFFTDTVKMQDVTTYLSGLLANRTGRDAWWAEVQKRWKDVVGRTGGAPMLLRRVVESLGLMRTRAQLEEVQALLQTHPVGEAQQAMKQTLERLAQDVALREREGAGVVEWLRRQA
- a CDS encoding cytochrome-c peroxidase, producing the protein MMGSRATTAWMVGVLLYAGAVQAQGSAPATPPKLPPGVSAALWKLSVPPGAEPTPEKVSLGEKLFLDPRLSADNTVSCSTCHEPAQGFVDGKALSTGIKGQQVTRNSPTVLNALFNASQFWDGRAGTLEDQAKLPILNPREMGMPSPEAVVAKVQAIPEYATAFKAVFGRDVNYDDLAAAIAAFERTQFSGNARFDAFITGDSKALNASEKRGWALFNGKARCNSCHAANIVSPLFSDQKFHNIGIAAHKQDFVQLARKAVGVVRLGDEKQIDELALQTEFSELGRFLVTKQENDIGTFKTPTLRNVGITGPYMHDGSLTTLWDVMDHYNKGGVPNPYLDGGMQRLGLTEPEIDDLVAFLFSLTDARYAKLNGQELARQQKRKGTRPERDTAVALGKKGNLGDLAPNPDLAVKNPAAVGVYGAETLVPGAAK
- a CDS encoding metallophosphoesterase family protein produces the protein MSNKFKSVETKYYEERQELFEGLQRLDRRAFMRVAGVSAGIVAGMGLVTPASFQLVQVAEAQGNPEKPKFTFAYISDTHLYEQKLNDRFVRSILKAVDDVNALDPQPDFVLFGGDLAQLGQAGELKLGAQILKSVKAPVRMMVGEHDWFLDMGELWRELFGEPTYSFDHKGIHFVVLNSIQEKDFWTERGLTPMQRMQIVAGLDNGIQSRFEVGAEQRAWLQKDLAKVDKKTPVIVFSHSPLYKYYKPWNFWTDDADEVQALLKPFEKVTVIHGHTHQLLTNRIDNIHFHGMLSTAWPWPYAPEGLPSFTMPMNRADPFSAFDGCGDGRMDVLEAGLVNKLYNLWERNPITVRASYLASNGKKDAPPRPKLPTY
- a CDS encoding c-type cytochrome, which gives rise to MNFQTKLLAGLVAASSLAGGAALATGSGLKAEPLPQHKVPVSKEGNLVVGLCDGVTSMEVEGVKDGQPMTRDQAQSVSTALMAEWRRKNPDANWDDVPLPVKAVAQTGKPKAPGTPPAAVDATQQKPSAGGAVKNAGQNAAAGASEVAAKKDANLQTGHTYGAFSERDEKIWADSTQAFVDEGHRVFHDAAALGGTIAVSCDMCHPDAANTHPETYPKYQVQLGRVAMLRDMINWCIQNPVRGKPLADDDPKMKAMEAYIYARRKGVPLEFGKH
- a CDS encoding S1 family peptidase codes for the protein MNPPGVSLQGPMWMLALVLGLGPVPGAIIGGTATQADPTVVALLNAGQPFCSGVLLSPRVVLTAAHCAALPRALSVFLGTEPGGEGETVPVSRVMVHPAYTPSAPAQDIALLELARPASPVPWPTLGPLTASDVGRTVRIVGFGKRSREEEGPAAKHTGTAVLAGLEETRLSLAAGPALPCFRDSGGAILLTASGQETLVGLIQSGSTDCSLSKQAYGMRADVFLEDFISPFLEAETPGGCAANPDPLASQGLSAGMALLVLSVLIHLGRKRT